The following are encoded together in the Xanthomonas sacchari genome:
- a CDS encoding alpha-amylase family glycosyl hydrolase: MSLLALALLGACAASAQAQAPAQEEFYGTLEPFASEAVYFVVTDRFVNGDPGNDHRDQGGAHRTFDIPIPAPPGESDNIGYLGGDFKGVVDNAGYIRDLGFGAVWITPIVDNPDEAFTGGKPITWGSSLSDRGKTGYHGYWGVNFYKLDEHLPSPGLDFAGFTQAMHAQQLKVVLDIVGNHGSPAWTMPKRQPMFGQVFDRDGKLIADHQNLPPSRLDPAHNPLHAFYNTGGNLAQLSDFNERNPAVMEYLVGAYSQWLGQGADAFRIDTIGWMPDSFWHEFVRRIRAQRPGMFMFGEDFDYNAHKIAGHTWASNAGVSVLDFPLKQALAATFGHAQRGYETLQPALYLERGPYANPYELMTFYDNHDMARLDASDAGFIDAHNWLFTARGIPVIYYGSETGFMRGRAEHAGNRNYFGQERVNAAPSSPIFAPLRRIATLRQRSPALQRGLQLNLQLSGDEAVFYRVFQHAGTTQTALVLLNKSDAPRTLEVRRYLQPGTWHDGFDGSATEVTEALRAEVPAHGVRVFLSDAPIVRPDLRARLRWLMAAKDGAAPTP, translated from the coding sequence ATGTCGCTGTTGGCGCTGGCTCTGCTGGGGGCCTGCGCCGCGTCGGCGCAGGCCCAGGCGCCTGCGCAGGAGGAGTTCTACGGCACGCTGGAGCCGTTCGCCAGCGAGGCGGTGTACTTCGTGGTCACCGACCGCTTCGTCAACGGCGATCCGGGCAACGATCACCGCGACCAGGGCGGCGCGCACCGCACCTTCGATATCCCGATCCCGGCGCCGCCGGGCGAGAGTGACAACATCGGCTACCTCGGCGGCGACTTCAAGGGCGTGGTCGACAACGCCGGCTACATCCGCGACCTGGGCTTTGGCGCGGTGTGGATCACCCCGATCGTCGACAACCCGGACGAGGCCTTCACCGGCGGCAAGCCGATCACCTGGGGCAGCTCGCTGAGCGACCGCGGCAAGACCGGCTACCACGGCTACTGGGGTGTGAACTTCTACAAGCTCGACGAACACCTGCCGAGCCCCGGTCTGGATTTCGCCGGCTTCACCCAGGCGATGCACGCGCAGCAGCTGAAGGTGGTGCTGGACATCGTCGGCAACCACGGCTCGCCGGCCTGGACCATGCCCAAGCGGCAGCCGATGTTCGGCCAGGTGTTCGATCGCGACGGCAAGCTCATCGCCGACCACCAGAACCTGCCGCCGTCCAGGCTGGACCCGGCGCACAACCCGCTGCACGCGTTCTACAACACCGGCGGTAACCTGGCGCAGCTGTCGGATTTCAACGAGCGCAACCCGGCGGTGATGGAGTACCTGGTCGGCGCCTATTCGCAGTGGCTGGGGCAGGGCGCCGATGCGTTCCGCATCGACACCATCGGCTGGATGCCGGACAGCTTCTGGCATGAGTTCGTGCGCCGCATCCGCGCGCAGCGCCCGGGCATGTTCATGTTCGGCGAGGACTTCGACTACAACGCGCACAAGATCGCCGGCCACACCTGGGCCAGCAACGCCGGCGTCAGTGTGCTGGATTTCCCGCTCAAGCAAGCACTGGCGGCGACCTTCGGCCACGCCCAGCGCGGCTACGAGACGCTGCAGCCGGCGCTGTACCTGGAGCGCGGCCCGTACGCCAATCCGTACGAGCTGATGACCTTCTACGACAACCACGACATGGCGCGGCTGGACGCCAGCGACGCCGGCTTCATCGACGCGCACAACTGGCTGTTCACCGCGCGCGGCATCCCGGTGATCTACTACGGCTCGGAGACCGGCTTCATGCGCGGGCGCGCCGAGCATGCCGGCAATCGCAACTACTTCGGCCAGGAGAGGGTGAACGCGGCGCCCAGCAGCCCGATCTTCGCGCCGCTGCGGCGCATCGCCACGCTGCGCCAGCGCAGCCCGGCGCTGCAGCGCGGCCTGCAGCTCAACCTGCAGCTGTCCGGCGACGAGGCGGTGTTCTACCGGGTGTTCCAGCATGCGGGTACAACCCAGACCGCGCTGGTGCTGCTGAACAAGAGCGACGCGCCGCGCACGCTGGAAGTGCGCCGCTACCTGCAGCCCGGCACCTGGCACGACGGCTTCGATGGCAGCGCCACCGAGGTGACCGAGGCGCTGCGCGCCGAGGTGCCGGCACACGGCGTGCGCGTGTTCCTGTCCGATGCGCCGATCGTGCGCCCGGACCTGCGCGCGCGGCTGCGCTGGCTGATGGCGGCCAAGGACGGGGCCGCGCCGACGCCGTGA
- a CDS encoding MFS transporter yields MSAVPRAKPALSFWQIWNMCFGFLGIQFGFALQNANASRIFQTLGADMEQVPGLWIAAPLTGLIVQPIVGYLSDRTWNRFGRRRPYFMVGALFATLALLVMPNSPALWVAAGTLWVLDASINISMEPFRAFVGDQLPTRQRAAGYAMQSFFIGVGAVVASMLPWLLAHWGVSNTAAPGEVPATVRYAFYLGGVVLFLSIGWTVLRTREYPPEALHGFDGATPAATAAQPRRADGAAALWCAVGIAGAAAIAFSGGDRMLYVLAGLCLGYGLLQGVAPRLRRGYMLAAIVCDLQTMPQAMRRLAWVQFFSWFALFAMWIYTTAAVTQTHYGTHDATSAAYNDGANWVGVLFAAYNGFAALAAIAIPLLVRACGLRMSHLLNLCLGAAGLLSFLWIRDPQWLLLSMVGVGFAWASILSLPYALLSDSVPAAKMGVYMGIFNFFIVIPQLVAVSVLGFVLTHWLGGRPLYALAIGGGSLLVAALCVLWVPSDSGANA; encoded by the coding sequence ATGAGCGCCGTGCCACGCGCCAAGCCGGCGCTGTCGTTCTGGCAGATCTGGAACATGTGCTTCGGCTTCCTCGGCATCCAGTTCGGCTTCGCGCTGCAGAACGCCAATGCCAGTCGCATCTTCCAGACCCTGGGTGCCGACATGGAGCAGGTGCCGGGACTGTGGATCGCCGCACCGCTGACCGGCCTGATCGTGCAGCCGATCGTCGGCTACCTGTCCGACCGCACCTGGAACCGCTTCGGCCGGCGTCGCCCGTACTTCATGGTCGGCGCGCTGTTCGCCACGTTGGCCCTGCTGGTGATGCCGAACTCGCCGGCGCTGTGGGTGGCGGCCGGCACGCTGTGGGTGCTGGACGCCTCGATCAACATCTCGATGGAGCCGTTCCGCGCCTTCGTCGGCGACCAGTTGCCGACGCGCCAGCGCGCCGCCGGCTATGCGATGCAGAGCTTCTTCATCGGCGTTGGCGCCGTGGTGGCGAGCATGCTGCCGTGGCTGCTGGCGCACTGGGGCGTCAGCAATACCGCCGCCCCCGGCGAGGTGCCGGCGACGGTGCGCTACGCGTTCTATCTCGGCGGTGTGGTGCTGTTCCTGTCCATCGGCTGGACCGTGCTGCGTACCCGCGAATATCCGCCCGAAGCCCTGCACGGCTTCGACGGCGCCACACCGGCCGCCACGGCGGCGCAGCCGCGCCGTGCCGATGGCGCCGCCGCGTTGTGGTGCGCGGTGGGCATCGCCGGGGCGGCGGCGATCGCCTTCAGCGGCGGCGACCGCATGCTGTACGTGCTGGCCGGCCTGTGCCTCGGCTACGGCCTGCTGCAGGGTGTGGCGCCGCGCCTGCGCCGCGGATACATGCTGGCGGCGATCGTCTGCGATCTGCAGACCATGCCGCAGGCGATGCGGCGCCTGGCCTGGGTGCAGTTCTTCTCCTGGTTCGCGCTGTTCGCGATGTGGATCTACACCACCGCCGCGGTCACCCAGACCCACTACGGCACCCACGACGCGACCTCGGCGGCCTACAACGACGGGGCAAACTGGGTCGGCGTGCTGTTCGCCGCCTACAACGGCTTCGCCGCACTGGCCGCGATCGCGATCCCGCTGCTGGTGCGCGCCTGCGGGCTGCGCATGAGCCACCTGCTCAACCTGTGCCTGGGCGCGGCCGGCCTGCTGTCGTTCCTGTGGATCCGCGATCCGCAGTGGCTGCTGCTGTCGATGGTCGGCGTGGGCTTCGCCTGGGCCTCGATCCTGTCGCTGCCCTACGCCTTGCTGTCGGACAGCGTGCCGGCGGCGAAGATGGGCGTGTACATGGGCATCTTCAATTTCTTCATCGTGATCCCGCAGTTGGTCGCGGTCAGCGTGCTGGGCTTCGTGCTCACGCACTGGCTCGGCGGCCGGCCGCTGTACGCGCTGGCGATCGGCGGCGGCAGCCTGCTGGTGGCGGCGCTGTGCGTGCTGTGGGTGCCGTCGGATTCGGGAGCGAACGCATGA